A single region of the Thermotoga profunda AZM34c06 genome encodes:
- a CDS encoding DUF2089 domain-containing protein — MNQFFAKCPFCNGQVVIVSYRCKNCNTKIEGQFAPNEFNNLTQEDLNFLRLYLKNRGNLTKVAEKLGVSYPTVHSYFSRVLANLGYSSSEEDSYSSVLEKLENNQIDFSTAISIIKGEKEVKS; from the coding sequence ATGAATCAGTTCTTCGCGAAATGTCCATTTTGCAATGGACAAGTTGTAATAGTTTCATATAGGTGCAAAAATTGCAACACCAAGATCGAGGGTCAATTTGCACCGAATGAATTCAATAATTTAACACAAGAAGATCTGAATTTTCTCAGATTATATCTCAAAAACAGAGGGAACTTAACAAAAGTAGCGGAAAAGTTGGGTGTTTCTTATCCCACGGTACATTCTTATTTCAGTAGAGTTTTGGCAAATCTGGGTTATTCATCGTCTGAAGAAGACAGTTACTCAAGTGTCTTGGAAAAACTCGAAAACAATCAGATCGATTTTTCCACTGCTATTTCTATTATCAAAGGAGAAAAGGAGGTTAAATCATGA
- a CDS encoding valine--tRNA ligase: MDLGTRYLPEQIEKKWYQKWVQKGYFTPKGSGEPFVVVIPPPNITGRIHMGHALNITLQDILVRYKRMRGFDTLWVPGEDHAGIATQNAVERYIETQGKRREELGRDKFLEIVWQWAQKYRFEIRQQIETLGASVDWTRERFTLDEGLSNAVRKVFVELYRQGFIYKGKYMVNWCPRCKTVLSDEEVEHEEKKSKLYYVKYPFVDGDGYIAVATTRPETMLGDTAVAVNPKDDRYRNIVGKKVILPLVNREIPIIVDEYVDTQFGTGAVKITPSHDPNDFEVAKRHNLPFIDIFDDEARVNENGGKYKGLDRYKAREIIVKDLENEGYLIKVEDIDHAVGHCYRCDREIEPRVMDQWFVSMKPLAQKAIEAVETGQVRFVPDRWKKVYLHWMYNVRDWCISRQLWWGHRIPVWYCDDCNEIIVSETDVEECPKCHSKSIRQDEDVLDTWFSSALWPFSTLGWPEKTKDLDKYYPTSVLVTGFDIIFFWVARMIVMGYQFMNEKPFTDVYIHQLIRDKYGRKMSKSLGNGIDPIDMSTKYGTDPVRFTLAILAAQGSDIKLDERYFDTYRKFANKIWNATRFALINLDGYEKKPLDKLSLSDKWILSRLQRTILAVTQALENYEFNIAAKSIYEFFWNEFCDWYIESAKPRLNNEDRITTQNVLVKVLDSSLKLLHPFMPFLAEELWQNLPIATESITIAPWPQVENALVNDLAEKKFEMIMQIVRGIRNVRAELDLALKQNTLLYVRGKNLSKEEEFLISHLANIQKIEYVEKKPTNSATAFVNEELHVYLDTTGVDVQKEINRLEKNIEKLFNEREWYMKKLSDEKFMSHALESVIEETRQKLSQTESRLKILQQILGDLK, encoded by the coding sequence ATGGACCTTGGAACTCGGTATTTACCAGAACAAATCGAGAAAAAGTGGTATCAAAAGTGGGTACAAAAGGGATATTTCACTCCTAAGGGAAGTGGAGAACCGTTCGTGGTCGTTATACCACCTCCAAATATAACAGGACGTATTCACATGGGACATGCACTCAACATAACTCTGCAAGATATCTTGGTGCGATACAAAAGAATGCGTGGCTTTGACACTTTGTGGGTACCTGGTGAAGATCATGCCGGTATCGCGACGCAAAATGCCGTCGAAAGGTATATAGAAACTCAGGGTAAGAGGCGTGAAGAGCTTGGAAGAGATAAATTTCTTGAGATAGTTTGGCAGTGGGCTCAAAAATACAGGTTTGAGATACGACAACAAATAGAAACCTTAGGTGCATCAGTTGACTGGACAAGAGAAAGATTTACCTTAGATGAAGGACTCTCTAACGCAGTTAGAAAAGTGTTCGTTGAACTATACAGACAGGGATTTATCTACAAGGGCAAATACATGGTGAATTGGTGCCCAAGGTGTAAGACGGTTTTGTCAGATGAAGAGGTTGAGCACGAAGAAAAAAAATCCAAACTTTACTATGTGAAATATCCATTTGTAGATGGTGATGGTTATATCGCGGTGGCAACTACAAGACCAGAAACAATGCTCGGAGATACGGCCGTCGCCGTCAATCCAAAGGACGATCGATACAGGAACATCGTTGGTAAGAAAGTAATCTTACCTTTGGTTAACAGGGAGATACCAATAATAGTCGACGAGTATGTTGATACGCAATTTGGTACCGGTGCTGTCAAAATAACCCCATCCCACGATCCAAACGATTTCGAAGTTGCAAAAAGACACAATCTCCCATTTATCGATATATTTGATGACGAGGCAAGAGTAAATGAAAACGGTGGAAAGTATAAAGGACTCGATCGCTACAAGGCAAGAGAAATCATTGTGAAAGATCTCGAAAATGAAGGCTATTTGATCAAAGTTGAAGATATAGACCATGCCGTTGGTCATTGCTATAGATGCGACAGAGAAATCGAACCAAGGGTTATGGATCAGTGGTTTGTGAGCATGAAGCCCTTGGCTCAAAAGGCAATAGAAGCAGTCGAAACAGGACAAGTTCGATTTGTACCAGATAGATGGAAAAAGGTCTATTTACACTGGATGTACAATGTGCGAGATTGGTGTATAAGTAGACAGCTCTGGTGGGGTCATAGAATACCGGTTTGGTATTGTGACGATTGTAACGAGATCATCGTTTCAGAAACCGATGTTGAAGAATGTCCAAAATGCCATTCAAAGTCTATAAGACAAGATGAAGATGTCCTTGATACATGGTTTTCCTCGGCATTGTGGCCCTTCTCAACTCTCGGTTGGCCTGAAAAAACAAAAGATCTCGATAAGTACTACCCAACATCGGTTCTTGTAACAGGTTTTGATATCATCTTCTTCTGGGTTGCGAGAATGATCGTCATGGGATACCAATTTATGAACGAAAAACCATTCACGGATGTTTATATCCATCAATTAATAAGAGACAAGTACGGAAGAAAAATGAGTAAATCCCTTGGAAATGGTATAGATCCAATAGATATGTCCACAAAGTACGGTACCGATCCAGTGAGGTTCACATTGGCAATCCTTGCAGCTCAAGGTAGTGATATAAAACTCGACGAGAGATACTTTGACACATACAGAAAGTTCGCCAACAAGATCTGGAATGCAACCAGGTTTGCTCTTATCAACCTCGATGGTTATGAAAAAAAGCCGCTTGATAAACTTTCACTCTCAGATAAATGGATCCTTTCAAGACTTCAAAGAACCATCTTGGCTGTTACGCAAGCCCTTGAAAATTACGAATTCAACATAGCCGCAAAATCTATTTATGAGTTTTTCTGGAATGAATTTTGTGATTGGTATATAGAATCGGCAAAACCAAGGTTAAACAACGAAGATAGAATCACAACTCAAAATGTCTTGGTGAAGGTACTCGACTCAAGTTTGAAATTGTTACATCCATTCATGCCGTTTTTAGCAGAAGAATTGTGGCAAAATCTTCCCATCGCAACAGAATCTATAACGATTGCACCATGGCCACAAGTAGAAAATGCCCTTGTGAATGATCTTGCAGAGAAGAAATTCGAAATGATCATGCAAATCGTCAGGGGTATAAGAAATGTACGTGCAGAACTCGATTTGGCATTAAAACAAAATACGTTGCTCTATGTACGTGGAAAGAATTTGTCTAAGGAAGAGGAATTCTTGATAAGTCATCTTGCAAATATTCAAAAAATTGAATATGTTGAAAAGAAACCAACTAACAGTGCAACGGCTTTTGTCAACGAGGAACTTCATGTATATTTAGATACAACCGGCGTTGATGTTCAAAAAGAGATCAACAGGCTTGAAAAGAATATTGAAAAACTCTTCAACGAAAGAGAATGGTATATGAAAAAACTTTCAGACGAGAAATTTATGTCACATGCACTCGAAAGTGTAATAGAAGAAACACGTCAAAAACTTTCTCAAACCGAATCACGATTGAAGATCCTTCAACAAATATTGGGTGATCTGAAATGA
- a CDS encoding bifunctional folylpolyglutamate synthase/dihydrofolate synthase, which translates to MLEYLYNQRPSGKITLGLDRIKQLCKMLQNPQDSFHSAHITGTNGKGSVTRFLSWLFIEHGLKTGSYYSPHLSTFKERILVDEEFVPEQMILNVFNDVQKMAVQMDQMGEQFKPSFFEFTTAMAFLIYKEMKTQATSIEVGLGGRFDATNVLRPEVSVIVTVDYDHMHILGDTLEKIAFEKAGIIKQGIPVVCGESKKEPLDVIEKTCEMNKSDLYLIGRDFFYDNTKLSLNDNHFDFHGKREFKNLKISLNGEHQFLNASVALQAFLVFAERMNLKVEEAAIRRALEKAKMPGRFEVFGKNPTVIFDGAHNLPAARVLRKTISDYLSNEKLAAIIGIVDDKDKRGVLSQIAPLFDKIIVTRPFSHRAQNPQETFEIAKQFNENVDFEIDPIMAYEKLKQEGYETIIITGSLYLVGYLRDYITDGSLEPEWSIVR; encoded by the coding sequence ATGCTCGAATATCTTTATAACCAGAGACCATCGGGAAAGATAACATTGGGTCTGGATCGAATCAAACAATTGTGCAAAATGCTTCAAAATCCACAAGATAGCTTTCACAGTGCCCATATAACTGGTACAAATGGAAAAGGTTCTGTAACGCGTTTCTTGAGCTGGTTATTCATAGAGCATGGTTTGAAAACCGGGAGTTATTATTCTCCACATCTTTCAACTTTTAAAGAGAGAATATTGGTAGACGAGGAATTTGTTCCAGAACAGATGATCCTAAATGTATTCAACGATGTCCAAAAAATGGCTGTGCAGATGGATCAAATGGGAGAACAATTCAAGCCGAGTTTCTTTGAATTCACAACTGCAATGGCTTTTTTGATCTATAAAGAGATGAAAACTCAAGCCACATCAATTGAAGTTGGACTTGGAGGAAGATTCGATGCGACGAATGTCCTAAGGCCAGAAGTGAGTGTTATAGTAACTGTAGACTATGATCACATGCACATACTTGGTGATACACTCGAAAAGATCGCCTTCGAAAAGGCTGGAATAATAAAACAAGGAATACCCGTTGTTTGTGGTGAAAGTAAAAAGGAACCACTTGATGTCATTGAGAAGACATGCGAGATGAACAAAAGCGATTTGTATTTGATTGGAAGAGATTTCTTTTACGATAACACAAAGCTTTCTCTGAATGACAATCATTTTGACTTTCACGGAAAAAGAGAATTCAAAAACCTTAAAATCTCACTGAATGGAGAACATCAATTTTTGAATGCGTCCGTTGCGCTTCAAGCATTTCTTGTTTTTGCCGAAAGAATGAACTTGAAAGTAGAAGAAGCAGCGATCAGAAGGGCATTGGAAAAGGCAAAAATGCCCGGTAGATTTGAAGTCTTTGGCAAAAATCCAACGGTGATCTTCGACGGTGCGCATAATCTACCGGCTGCAAGAGTATTGAGAAAAACGATTAGTGATTATCTTTCAAATGAAAAACTCGCCGCAATAATTGGTATCGTTGATGATAAAGATAAAAGAGGTGTTTTGTCACAAATTGCACCACTTTTTGATAAAATAATTGTGACAAGACCATTCTCGCATAGAGCTCAGAATCCTCAGGAGACCTTCGAGATAGCAAAACAATTCAATGAGAATGTCGATTTTGAGATTGATCCTATAATGGCTTATGAAAAATTAAAACAAGAGGGATATGAGACGATAATCATAACAGGATCACTGTATTTAGTTGGGTATCTGAGAGATTACATAACCGATGGGTCCCTTGAGCCTGAATGGTCTATTGTGAGATGA
- a CDS encoding SHOCT-like domain-containing protein — protein sequence MRDELLRIMNLVKDGKLTPEQALELAETMGLFSEPKQQTTGKKKMLYIQVRGNDGDKVDMKIPVGLAQILKLSLPALQEKVPNVDLNLLSEQLDEAMKNLSEIEGDVLNVTGSDGTTVRIFID from the coding sequence ATGAGAGACGAACTTCTTAGGATTATGAATTTAGTGAAAGATGGAAAACTCACACCAGAACAAGCACTTGAACTTGCCGAGACGATGGGTCTTTTCTCTGAACCAAAGCAACAAACAACTGGAAAGAAAAAGATGCTCTACATTCAAGTCAGGGGTAACGATGGAGACAAAGTAGACATGAAAATCCCTGTTGGTTTGGCACAGATACTCAAACTCTCTTTACCCGCTCTGCAAGAAAAGGTTCCAAATGTCGATTTGAATCTCTTATCAGAGCAACTCGATGAAGCTATGAAAAATCTGTCGGAGATAGAAGGAGATGTCTTAAACGTCACCGGTTCTGATGGGACAACAGTTCGTATATTCATTGATTAG